One stretch of Oceanipulchritudo coccoides DNA includes these proteins:
- a CDS encoding excinuclease ABC subunit UvrC: protein MPVPERSKLKEKVRRLPEGPGVYLMKDRLGSVLYVGKAKNLKRRVSSYFQPSRRFRIEQPKIAAMLDLVTDFDIMEVRSESEALLFEGKLIKEWKPKYNTDFTDDKRFLHVRVDLTVALPRFRLVRFRTDDRSVYFGPFAHSGLLRRTLQEMRLKFGILLGDAQPQKREDGLWQLYDDARAEIYGHSNFITAEEYHQRVEQACGFLEGKSREWLSELEVLMNKAAEARDYERAAELRDIMVALRRTTERTRKFTHASILNADGRQPLDELREALSLKHVPRTMECFDISHISGSFCVASMVHFKDGRPDRKNYRRYQIKSFVGNDDFRAMCEVVGRRYARLKRENRPFPDLIVIDGGVGQVSAALRAFLEGGIEPPTLIGLAKKRETIIFSDGRPPMNLPGNHRGRLLLQHIRDEAHRHANSYNAELRRRKLRESVLDDFPGLGDKKRRALMGHFGSLDKLRKASIDDLQQVDGIGPKLAVKIREFFG from the coding sequence ATGCCAGTCCCCGAGCGCAGTAAATTGAAAGAAAAGGTCCGCCGTCTTCCGGAGGGGCCCGGGGTGTACCTCATGAAAGACCGGCTTGGTAGTGTCTTATATGTGGGAAAAGCCAAAAATCTCAAACGCCGGGTATCATCTTATTTTCAACCCTCGCGACGATTCCGCATCGAGCAGCCAAAGATCGCCGCCATGCTCGATCTGGTCACGGACTTTGATATCATGGAAGTCCGTTCCGAGAGCGAGGCTCTTCTCTTTGAAGGAAAGCTGATCAAGGAATGGAAACCAAAGTACAATACGGACTTCACGGATGATAAACGGTTCCTGCATGTCCGGGTGGATTTAACTGTCGCTTTGCCGCGATTCCGGCTGGTCCGCTTCAGGACGGATGACAGGTCGGTCTATTTTGGCCCCTTTGCCCATAGTGGACTTCTCAGGCGAACCTTGCAGGAAATGCGGCTCAAGTTCGGCATTCTTCTGGGGGATGCCCAGCCGCAAAAACGCGAGGACGGGCTTTGGCAGCTTTACGATGACGCGCGGGCTGAAATCTATGGGCATTCAAATTTCATTACGGCGGAAGAGTATCACCAACGGGTCGAACAGGCCTGCGGGTTCCTTGAAGGCAAGTCGCGGGAGTGGTTGTCCGAGCTGGAGGTGCTGATGAACAAGGCCGCCGAGGCACGGGACTACGAGCGGGCAGCCGAGCTGAGGGATATCATGGTCGCCTTGAGGAGAACCACCGAGCGGACGCGCAAGTTTACCCATGCCTCCATTCTAAATGCAGATGGACGCCAACCGCTGGATGAACTCAGGGAAGCCCTCTCACTGAAGCATGTCCCGCGGACGATGGAGTGTTTCGACATCTCCCATATTTCAGGGAGTTTCTGTGTCGCATCGATGGTGCATTTCAAGGATGGCAGGCCAGACCGGAAGAATTACCGCCGTTACCAGATCAAGAGCTTTGTTGGGAACGATGATTTTCGTGCCATGTGCGAGGTCGTCGGTAGGCGCTACGCCCGCCTCAAGCGCGAAAATCGTCCATTCCCTGACCTGATCGTGATTGATGGCGGGGTCGGCCAGGTGAGTGCGGCCCTAAGGGCGTTTCTCGAAGGTGGTATTGAGCCGCCGACCTTGATCGGCTTGGCCAAAAAACGCGAAACAATCATCTTCAGCGATGGGCGTCCGCCCATGAATTTGCCCGGCAATCACCGCGGGCGGCTTCTGCTGCAACACATCCGCGATGAGGCTCATCGCCACGCCAACAGCTACAATGCGGAGTTGCGGCGGCGGAAGTTACGGGAATCGGTGCTCGATGATTTTCCGGGTCTTGGCGACAAGAAGCGCCGGGCCCTGATGGGGCACTTTGGCAGTCTCGATAAACTCCGCAAGGCAAGCATTGATGATCTCCAGCAGGTAGACGGGATCGGGCCAAAGCTGGCGGTGAAGATCCGGGAGTTCTTTGGATAA
- a CDS encoding PQQ-binding-like beta-propeller repeat protein yields the protein MKAILTLPVSVCLLASIVTISPTEGAYGDLIWKAETGNTVYAAPAIGPDGTVVVGSEDTNVYSYNPDGSLRWIFTDPTDWVDSSPTIAPDGTVYVGSWDNFLYAINGKNGSLIWKFETGGLIIASPAISPDGTIYLASNDSFLYAVNPDGTQKWVSEAVDSYSPINSSPVLNQEGDTLYFGNEEGELFALDAISGSKRWSFAVPNDPLIPDDEKEVAIVGSPAIGSGGDIYFGSEDGSLYALNSSGALRWSFETIETIRSSPAIAADGTVYFAAQDGYLYALDSEGFQLWETFVGDVFYCSPAIDADGNILICGYDGSSVLGPASLFTSVSADGQIIWEYLIVNFNDSSPNIAPDGSIYFGAHDGALYKFEGSARLMDGQWPRFQSNRRQSGFLPDLENTEMVDVFPAITQVVDDWILVPWFGSGWLKNTGLPWVEHQEHGLLWIESSTVSDVIYYEFNGADWLYASDRAPDYYYRYSSSSWFFHVQGSAIYTGRYFFDPALSEWTGPGL from the coding sequence ATGAAAGCAATTCTCACTCTTCCTGTCTCTGTTTGCCTCTTGGCCTCGATTGTCACGATTTCACCAACTGAAGGTGCATACGGGGATTTGATCTGGAAGGCGGAAACGGGAAACACGGTTTATGCTGCCCCGGCTATTGGTCCGGATGGCACAGTGGTCGTGGGATCCGAAGATACCAATGTCTATTCATACAACCCGGACGGATCACTTCGCTGGATCTTTACCGATCCGACCGACTGGGTTGACAGCTCCCCGACAATCGCCCCCGACGGTACGGTCTACGTCGGTTCATGGGACAACTTCCTGTATGCCATCAATGGAAAAAATGGTTCACTGATCTGGAAATTTGAAACGGGTGGTCTCATTATCGCTTCGCCGGCGATCAGTCCCGACGGGACCATCTATCTCGCTTCCAACGACAGCTTCCTGTACGCCGTCAATCCCGATGGAACCCAGAAATGGGTTTCCGAGGCCGTTGACAGTTATAGTCCGATTAACAGCAGCCCCGTTCTCAATCAAGAAGGGGATACTCTTTATTTTGGAAATGAAGAAGGAGAACTATTCGCGCTTGATGCCATAAGCGGATCCAAGCGCTGGTCATTTGCTGTTCCGAATGACCCCCTCATTCCAGATGACGAAAAGGAAGTGGCTATTGTCGGGTCGCCAGCAATCGGCAGCGGGGGCGATATCTATTTTGGGAGTGAAGATGGCTCGCTATACGCGCTTAATTCGAGCGGTGCCTTGCGGTGGTCTTTCGAGACCATTGAGACAATCCGCTCCTCGCCCGCCATTGCGGCAGATGGCACCGTCTACTTTGCCGCGCAGGACGGCTACCTCTACGCCTTGGACTCGGAAGGATTCCAGCTCTGGGAAACCTTTGTTGGCGATGTGTTCTACTGCAGCCCGGCCATCGATGCCGATGGAAACATCCTCATCTGCGGATACGATGGATCTTCAGTCCTTGGACCTGCCTCGCTTTTCACAAGCGTGAGCGCTGATGGTCAAATCATCTGGGAATACCTCATCGTCAACTTCAACGACTCATCCCCGAACATTGCCCCCGATGGAAGCATCTACTTCGGGGCACACGATGGGGCTCTCTACAAATTCGAGGGCTCAGCCAGGCTCATGGATGGACAGTGGCCACGTTTCCAGTCAAACCGCCGCCAATCCGGATTCCTGCCTGACCTGGAAAATACCGAAATGGTGGATGTGTTTCCGGCCATCACCCAGGTTGTGGATGACTGGATCCTTGTCCCGTGGTTCGGGTCCGGTTGGCTCAAGAACACCGGATTACCATGGGTTGAGCATCAGGAACACGGCCTCCTCTGGATAGAATCTTCAACAGTCTCCGATGTCATCTATTATGAATTCAACGGGGCGGATTGGTTATACGCCTCAGACAGGGCGCCAGATTACTACTACCGGTATTCGAGCAGCTCATGGTTCTTTCATGTTCAAGGCAGCGCGATTTACACAGGTCGTTACTTCTTTGACCCCGCCCTCTCGGAATGGACCGGTCCCGGTCTTTGA
- the hflX gene encoding GTPase HflX, whose amino-acid sequence MFDVREKPKMVERAYLVGVAGPTDSESDCESLLDELEELVNTLRIGIVGKEQVRMRKPQARYLLGSGKMESVVERAREIRADCLVFEAELSPAQQRNWEAASGMCVIDRQEVILDIFSERAQTREAVLQVELARAEHSLPRLKNAWTHLSRQRGGGGVTQRGEGEAQIELDARMVRTRIAKLKKELEAVIRHRDTQRKQRQRVPVPTAAIVGYTNAGKSTLLNALTGARVLSEDKLFATLDPTTRQMRLPSGQKLLLTDTVGFVRRLPHKLVEAFKATLEEAVLADFLVHVVDISNPEYEQQLVTTNAVLKELGADEKRMITVFNKLDRVPAVRLPKGLSRPSVPVSAMTGEGLLELTAQFEQFLEDRMVTMDLLIPFDRYELISQLHQQGTVKEEKAGDEGLRLVANVPNRIRSQYEEFVVS is encoded by the coding sequence ATGTTTGACGTCAGAGAAAAGCCAAAAATGGTCGAGCGGGCCTACCTTGTCGGAGTGGCTGGCCCCACGGACAGCGAATCCGATTGCGAGAGCCTGCTCGATGAACTTGAGGAGCTCGTCAATACCTTGCGGATCGGGATTGTCGGGAAGGAACAGGTCCGCATGCGTAAACCACAGGCGCGCTACTTGCTGGGCAGCGGTAAGATGGAATCCGTGGTGGAGCGGGCGCGGGAGATCCGGGCAGATTGCCTGGTCTTTGAGGCAGAATTGAGTCCAGCTCAACAGCGTAATTGGGAAGCCGCCAGTGGAATGTGTGTTATAGACCGCCAGGAGGTAATCCTCGATATTTTCAGTGAGCGCGCGCAGACCCGCGAGGCCGTCCTGCAGGTCGAATTGGCACGGGCCGAACACTCTCTTCCCCGCCTGAAGAATGCCTGGACACACCTGAGCCGGCAGCGCGGTGGTGGTGGCGTCACGCAGCGTGGTGAGGGTGAGGCCCAGATTGAGCTGGACGCCCGGATGGTCCGGACACGCATTGCCAAATTAAAAAAGGAGCTGGAAGCCGTTATTCGCCACCGGGATACCCAGAGAAAGCAACGGCAGCGCGTTCCGGTGCCGACAGCCGCCATTGTCGGTTATACAAATGCCGGGAAATCCACTCTTTTGAACGCCTTGACCGGGGCAAGGGTCCTTTCGGAAGACAAGCTCTTTGCCACATTGGATCCCACAACGCGTCAAATGCGCCTCCCTTCCGGCCAGAAGCTGCTCCTGACCGACACGGTGGGCTTTGTCCGGCGCCTCCCACACAAGCTTGTCGAGGCTTTCAAGGCGACTCTTGAAGAGGCTGTGCTGGCGGATTTTCTGGTCCATGTAGTCGATATCAGCAACCCCGAGTATGAACAGCAACTGGTGACCACCAATGCCGTCCTGAAGGAGCTAGGGGCGGATGAAAAACGGATGATCACCGTGTTCAATAAGCTCGACCGGGTGCCGGCAGTCCGCCTTCCCAAGGGACTGTCCCGTCCTTCGGTTCCGGTGAGCGCAATGACGGGTGAGGGCCTCCTGGAATTGACGGCCCAGTTTGAGCAGTTCCTTGAGGACCGGATGGTGACCATGGATTTATTGATACCGTTTGACCGCTATGAGTTGATCAGTCAGCTACACCAGCAGGGGACCGTCAAGGAGGAGAAGGCTGGGGATGAAGGACTGCGGCTCGTGGCCAATGTCCCCAATCGCATTCGGTCGCAGTACGAGGAATTTGTCGTTTCCTGA
- a CDS encoding thioredoxin family protein, producing the protein MKRFHAAFALLAIFCQGLPATEINLLEEDWSVATEKAQESGKYLFIAFLGDGWSMGSKRFQEAVLDTPEFKQFAASHLVYCPVLARSMPKLGKKQTARLQSLVIHLDIKSYPTFILIAPDRTEVLRHGYIKETAKEYIALLEALLPVRADP; encoded by the coding sequence GTGAAGCGATTCCACGCGGCCTTCGCCCTACTCGCCATTTTCTGCCAAGGCTTACCCGCAACAGAGATCAATCTTCTCGAAGAGGATTGGTCGGTGGCGACAGAAAAGGCACAGGAATCCGGCAAATACTTGTTCATTGCCTTCCTCGGTGATGGCTGGTCGATGGGCAGCAAACGCTTCCAGGAGGCCGTGCTGGATACGCCCGAATTCAAGCAATTCGCCGCAAGTCATCTTGTCTATTGTCCGGTCCTGGCGCGCAGCATGCCCAAACTGGGAAAGAAGCAAACAGCGCGTCTTCAGTCGCTTGTAATTCACTTGGATATCAAGTCTTACCCCACCTTCATCCTCATTGCACCCGACAGGACAGAAGTCCTCAGACACGGTTATATCAAGGAAACCGCGAAGGAATACATTGCGCTCCTTGAGGCCCTGTTGCCTGTCCGGGCAGACCCGTAG
- a CDS encoding Crp/Fnr family transcriptional regulator — MEKILEVKPGETILRQGEEGSGFFVLKSGTLEVYKDDVLLAVIMYPGTIFGEMGDILGRPRTCTVKAKNSASIAYYPVDSLDELVTANPEIAVKLIRTLASRLDRTTQKLIDTARENPLWSTK, encoded by the coding sequence ATGGAAAAAATATTAGAAGTTAAGCCCGGAGAAACAATCCTCCGGCAAGGGGAAGAAGGATCGGGATTTTTTGTTCTGAAATCCGGAACACTTGAAGTTTACAAGGATGATGTGCTCTTGGCGGTCATCATGTATCCGGGAACGATCTTCGGCGAAATGGGAGATATTCTCGGCAGGCCCAGAACCTGCACCGTTAAGGCCAAAAACAGCGCTAGCATTGCCTACTATCCAGTTGATTCGCTGGACGAGCTGGTTACCGCAAATCCGGAAATCGCGGTTAAACTGATCCGCACACTGGCCAGCCGCCTCGACCGGACAACGCAGAAGCTGATTGATACAGCCCGCGAAAATCCCCTCTGGTCGACCAAATAG
- a CDS encoding sensor histidine kinase, with product MNTPRFQKIFLLLGSSVLGIFIAAVTIGIFLFRSEVMHQILQRDGILLTNVARYLHETGEASSLANWDLVELAAGSSQIEGIIAVRVFRPVETLVEQVPDSLYAVSLAEEDRQLLQDGKPVIRYFEAYPLYSLFSGIEEFDLEESAPLVEVIAPLLDEAGHTTASIQYWLDGTEVSTEFAQLDRQLMFLGLIFVLGGGTLFSIVFLYARKRLTGMAALLTQRNESLERANADLAMAARTSAIGSVSSHLFHGLKNPLAGLKAYLQVTAKDEEAVAITDRMQSLIDETLSVLRDENTAPETDLSFEDLMQMAGTRLDSISSSRNHPVNLSGSGSGSYPSRKLQLVLLILRNLVENAVEASPAKSPVQVELEGSETQLEIRVRDAGPGLPESVKEKLFEPVISSKSGGTGIGLAISATLARHVPATLELVQSDTGGTTFSLKLSQ from the coding sequence ATGAACACCCCACGTTTCCAGAAAATTTTCCTCCTTCTTGGCAGCAGTGTGCTGGGCATTTTCATCGCGGCAGTCACTATTGGCATCTTCCTCTTCCGCTCAGAAGTGATGCACCAGATCCTTCAGCGGGATGGAATTCTCCTCACCAATGTCGCCCGTTATCTCCACGAGACGGGCGAAGCGTCCTCACTCGCGAATTGGGACTTGGTTGAGCTAGCGGCGGGCTCCAGCCAGATTGAAGGCATCATTGCGGTGAGGGTTTTCCGACCGGTTGAGACCCTCGTCGAGCAGGTTCCGGATTCGCTTTATGCTGTTTCTCTTGCCGAGGAAGACAGGCAACTCCTTCAGGATGGAAAACCGGTCATACGTTACTTCGAAGCCTATCCACTGTATTCACTCTTCTCCGGTATCGAGGAGTTTGACCTCGAGGAGTCAGCTCCCCTGGTGGAAGTGATTGCCCCGCTTCTTGACGAGGCGGGCCATACAACTGCATCCATTCAATACTGGCTGGATGGCACTGAGGTCTCCACCGAATTCGCCCAGCTTGACCGGCAACTAATGTTCCTTGGCCTCATTTTTGTTCTCGGGGGCGGCACCCTCTTCTCCATTGTCTTCCTGTATGCGCGAAAGCGGCTGACCGGCATGGCCGCGCTCCTCACCCAGCGCAACGAATCCCTCGAAAGGGCCAATGCGGATCTCGCCATGGCGGCCCGCACCTCCGCCATCGGTTCAGTCAGCAGCCACCTCTTCCACGGTCTAAAGAATCCTCTTGCCGGATTGAAGGCCTATCTGCAGGTCACTGCAAAAGATGAAGAAGCCGTGGCCATTACCGACCGCATGCAGTCCCTCATCGACGAAACCCTCAGCGTTCTGCGGGATGAAAATACCGCCCCGGAAACGGACCTTTCTTTTGAAGACCTCATGCAAATGGCCGGAACAAGGCTGGATTCCATTTCGAGTTCAAGAAACCATCCGGTCAATTTATCCGGCTCGGGCTCAGGATCATATCCCTCAAGAAAGTTACAACTGGTCCTGTTGATCCTCCGCAACCTCGTGGAAAATGCGGTCGAGGCTTCTCCTGCGAAATCTCCCGTTCAAGTCGAGCTGGAGGGATCGGAAACCCAGTTGGAAATCCGGGTGCGTGATGCCGGACCCGGCCTTCCGGAATCCGTGAAGGAGAAACTCTTTGAACCTGTCATCAGTTCCAAATCGGGTGGGACAGGAATAGGCCTGGCCATTTCCGCGACCCTCGCGCGCCACGTTCCTGCGACCCTGGAACTGGTCCAATCCGATACTGGCGGCACGACCTTTTCGCTCAAATTATCCCAATGA
- a CDS encoding PTS sugar transporter subunit IIA, translated as MRLDKYIAKSRIIEIESTDLMGALLELMEVSTARLQDGLNVRKITNQLMAREKTMTTYLGNGVAMPHIRVKMKRPYIFAIGRVKDGIEFEGLHEYNEVRLLFLLLASENEKNYLNVLASLARLFRDRDLVDNMITAPDTKTFAERVFLGFSGLLAKPERRQTRFNRLLLKESEKIARESKCSAILLFSDTFAGGIEGARGFPNFRTVLVTRAASDRAQESGQIETAIEVRSFSSQRLSQARSAILIGLTRGIFKHNDRLLCVGGIPSSNQLDTLMVIDIEREFQSVIDRENDLLPPSVKIEVLERMIGIATELSVEGREGKPVGTMFVIGDTEKVNSMVKPLVLNPFYGYRMEDRNVLNPFMDETIKEYSVIDGGFVIRGDGIIESAGSLIHAPAEFYHNLPSGFGTRHSAAAAVTKAADCISLCVSASSGQVTLFRKGVMFPLLEKPIGTSS; from the coding sequence ATGCGGCTTGACAAGTATATCGCCAAATCCCGAATCATTGAGATTGAATCAACTGATTTAATGGGGGCATTGCTTGAGCTGATGGAGGTATCCACCGCCAGGCTACAGGACGGGCTGAATGTGCGTAAGATCACAAACCAGCTCATGGCGCGTGAAAAGACCATGACCACCTACCTCGGCAACGGGGTCGCCATGCCACATATCCGGGTGAAGATGAAGCGCCCGTACATCTTCGCGATCGGCCGGGTCAAGGACGGCATCGAGTTTGAAGGACTTCACGAATATAATGAGGTCCGCCTGCTCTTTCTCCTCCTCGCCTCCGAGAACGAGAAGAACTACCTGAATGTCCTGGCCTCGCTGGCCCGCCTTTTCCGTGACCGGGATCTGGTCGACAACATGATCACGGCGCCCGATACGAAGACCTTCGCGGAGCGGGTCTTCCTTGGCTTCAGTGGTTTGCTGGCCAAGCCCGAGCGCCGACAGACACGCTTTAACCGGCTTCTCCTGAAGGAGTCCGAGAAGATTGCCCGGGAGTCAAAATGTTCCGCCATCCTGCTTTTCAGCGATACTTTTGCCGGGGGCATCGAGGGCGCGCGCGGCTTTCCGAATTTCAGGACTGTCCTGGTCACCCGTGCGGCAAGCGATCGGGCACAGGAAAGCGGTCAGATTGAGACGGCCATCGAGGTCAGGTCCTTTTCCAGTCAGCGACTTTCGCAAGCCCGCAGCGCAATTCTGATCGGGCTCACACGCGGTATCTTCAAACACAATGACCGGCTGTTGTGCGTGGGCGGCATTCCTTCCAGCAATCAATTGGACACGTTAATGGTCATTGATATCGAGCGCGAATTCCAGAGCGTCATTGATCGTGAAAACGACCTTCTTCCCCCATCGGTAAAAATCGAGGTTCTCGAACGGATGATTGGGATCGCCACGGAGCTGTCGGTCGAGGGACGGGAAGGCAAACCCGTGGGGACCATGTTCGTCATCGGCGATACCGAAAAGGTCAACTCCATGGTCAAACCGCTCGTCCTCAACCCGTTTTACGGATACCGGATGGAGGACCGGAATGTTCTCAACCCGTTCATGGATGAGACAATCAAGGAATATTCAGTTATCGACGGTGGTTTTGTCATTCGAGGAGACGGCATCATTGAATCCGCCGGTTCACTTATTCATGCGCCGGCAGAATTTTACCATAACCTGCCTTCAGGGTTTGGCACCCGCCACTCGGCCGCGGCAGCGGTCACCAAGGCCGCCGATTGCATATCCCTCTGTGTCTCTGCTTCGAGCGGGCAGGTCACCCTCTTCCGCAAGGGAGTGATGTTCCCGCTTCTGGAAAAACCCATCGGGACAAGTTCGTAA
- a CDS encoding sigma-54-dependent transcriptional regulator, protein MLNGRQILVMEDETLLRKSLCHYLESKGAEVFPAGNIEEARRIRESTELDYALLDINLPDGNGLDLLDKPGFSDNTRIVMMTADGGIRTAIEAMRRGASDYLSKPFDPEELPMVFSRIAREGARQRKEQFERDTHATPGKSLFTGARLRFIESQLDKILEADARLGSALPPVLIEGETGTGKSTLARWLHQHGPRKEAPLIEINCSALPESLVESELFGHERGAFTDARKERIGLFEAADGGTLFLDEIASLSLPIQAKVLTAIEDGHIRRVGGNAQRKIDVRLIAASLHSLDKLVREGSFREDLYHRLNLLHIRIPSLREFPDDIPALARHLLDDLKKRYRFPEATISTGGMQRLAAQPWPGNVRELIHEIERSLVFQNSGSLEFESLADPAGGNSPEIRLDTLKNPYWSLPETGFDFEAALKDLTKDVIEEALDQENGNVSAAARRLGVPRDFIRYRIDS, encoded by the coding sequence ATGCTGAATGGACGGCAAATACTTGTCATGGAGGATGAGACGCTCCTGCGAAAGTCCCTTTGCCACTATCTGGAAAGCAAAGGCGCCGAGGTCTTCCCCGCGGGCAACATCGAGGAAGCAAGGCGGATTCGGGAATCCACCGAACTCGATTATGCCCTGCTGGATATCAACCTTCCGGACGGGAACGGGTTGGATTTGCTGGATAAGCCGGGATTCTCCGACAACACCAGAATTGTCATGATGACTGCCGACGGCGGTATCCGTACAGCGATTGAGGCAATGCGGCGCGGAGCAAGCGACTACCTGAGCAAACCTTTCGATCCGGAAGAACTGCCCATGGTGTTTTCCCGTATTGCCCGGGAGGGGGCGCGACAGCGGAAGGAACAATTTGAACGGGATACGCACGCCACTCCGGGGAAATCCCTTTTTACAGGAGCCCGGCTCCGCTTTATTGAATCCCAGCTCGATAAGATTCTCGAGGCCGACGCGCGTCTGGGCTCGGCGCTTCCCCCGGTGCTGATCGAGGGAGAGACGGGGACCGGCAAATCAACATTGGCCCGCTGGCTCCACCAGCATGGGCCGCGCAAGGAGGCCCCGCTCATCGAAATCAATTGTTCCGCCCTGCCCGAATCGCTGGTCGAGTCTGAACTCTTCGGGCACGAACGGGGGGCTTTCACAGATGCCCGCAAGGAGCGGATCGGCCTCTTTGAGGCGGCTGATGGCGGCACCCTCTTTCTCGACGAAATTGCCAGCCTCTCCCTCCCGATTCAGGCCAAGGTCCTCACCGCTATCGAGGACGGCCACATCCGCCGTGTCGGTGGAAATGCCCAGCGGAAAATTGATGTCCGCCTCATTGCCGCCTCGCTTCACTCACTTGATAAACTTGTCCGGGAGGGCAGTTTCCGGGAAGACCTTTACCATCGTCTCAATCTTCTGCACATCCGGATCCCTTCATTGCGGGAATTTCCGGATGATATTCCGGCGCTCGCCCGGCATCTCCTCGATGACCTGAAAAAGCGCTATCGTTTCCCGGAGGCCACCATCTCAACCGGGGGCATGCAACGCCTTGCCGCTCAACCCTGGCCCGGCAACGTCCGGGAACTTATCCACGAGATTGAGCGATCGCTTGTCTTCCAGAATTCCGGTAGCCTTGAGTTTGAATCACTGGCGGATCCAGCAGGTGGAAATAGTCCGGAAATACGGTTGGATACGCTGAAAAATCCTTACTGGAGCTTGCCTGAGACCGGATTTGATTTTGAAGCCGCTCTCAAGGATTTGACCAAGGATGTGATTGAGGAAGCGCTCGATCAGGAGAATGGTAATGTCTCGGCGGCGGCGCGACGCCTTGGTGTCCCGAGGGACTTTATCCGCTACCGTATTGACTCCTGA
- a CDS encoding DMT family transporter, with the protein MRFLILIFGVFCCSTSVIFIKIGSTDPIVLSAYRTLLGGILLIPFILQVKKTQRPPLKELLKRAWPPAFFLGIHFISWIIGARLTPSANASLIVNMVPVVMPILLLLVLHERISNVEALGTSVAILGVFLLGLVDFNLSPEHALGDAVCFLSMLFYAFYLIFARKNRDLSSVYLYVVPVYILSGLFCLGIAGTLELSGKPVVWLGPNIRNEVISILGLAIVPTVFGHSIINWALRTIRGQAVVIINLAQFIFAGLMGFILLAEIPHTIFYISSLLVVAGAIIVIRHAKTQS; encoded by the coding sequence ATGCGCTTTTTAATCCTTATTTTCGGTGTTTTCTGCTGCTCGACATCTGTGATCTTTATCAAGATCGGGAGCACCGACCCCATTGTCCTTTCCGCCTACCGGACTCTGCTGGGAGGGATCTTGCTCATCCCCTTCATCCTGCAGGTCAAGAAGACCCAGCGACCTCCTTTGAAAGAGCTGCTCAAGCGAGCCTGGCCACCTGCATTCTTTCTCGGCATCCACTTTATCAGCTGGATTATAGGGGCAAGGCTTACCCCCTCCGCCAACGCCTCTCTCATTGTCAACATGGTGCCGGTCGTGATGCCGATCCTCCTGTTGCTCGTCTTGCATGAACGGATTTCAAATGTCGAGGCGCTGGGCACCTCGGTCGCCATCCTCGGCGTTTTTCTCCTTGGGTTAGTCGATTTCAATCTGAGCCCGGAGCACGCCCTTGGCGATGCGGTCTGTTTCCTTTCCATGCTTTTCTACGCATTTTATTTAATATTTGCCCGTAAGAACCGGGATCTTTCATCCGTATATCTCTATGTTGTCCCGGTGTACATACTCTCCGGCCTCTTTTGTCTGGGGATTGCAGGAACACTTGAGCTTTCAGGGAAACCAGTAGTCTGGCTGGGCCCGAATATACGCAATGAAGTGATTTCCATCCTCGGGCTGGCCATTGTCCCGACAGTCTTTGGCCACAGTATCATTAATTGGGCCCTGCGGACCATCCGCGGGCAGGCAGTTGTCATCATCAATCTGGCCCAATTCATCTTTGCCGGCTTGATGGGGTTCATCCTCCTCGCGGAAATTCCCCACACGATTTTCTATATCTCTTCCCTGCTTGTCGTGGCAGGGGCCATCATTGTCATTCGTCACGCAAAAACCCAAAGCTGA
- a CDS encoding peroxiredoxin, with product MSLFASNPLEVGAEAPTITVITHKGTELNLGELYAKGPVLVYFYPRADTPGCTKQACNIRDNFDSLTAAGIEVIGVSMDSVEDQSAFQEKYDLPFLLVADEDKQLGKGFGVGGFMGMAYRRQSFLVVDGTVVWRDLKAKPASQSADILAALKDHSEAK from the coding sequence ATGTCCCTTTTTGCAAGCAACCCGCTCGAGGTCGGCGCCGAAGCCCCGACCATAACAGTCATCACCCACAAGGGAACCGAACTGAACCTCGGTGAACTGTATGCCAAAGGGCCTGTACTGGTTTATTTCTACCCGCGGGCCGATACGCCTGGATGTACCAAGCAAGCCTGCAATATCAGGGACAACTTCGATTCGCTCACAGCTGCGGGAATTGAAGTGATTGGTGTAAGCATGGACAGCGTTGAGGACCAGAGCGCATTCCAGGAGAAATATGACCTCCCCTTCCTGCTCGTCGCCGATGAAGACAAGCAGTTGGGTAAAGGTTTTGGAGTTGGCGGCTTCATGGGGATGGCCTATCGCCGGCAGTCCTTCCTGGTCGTTGATGGCACGGTTGTCTGGCGTGACCTGAAAGCAAAACCTGCCTCGCAAAGCGCAGATATTCTTGCCGCTTTGAAAGACCATTCCGAAGCCAAGTGA